Proteins from a genomic interval of Medicago truncatula cultivar Jemalong A17 chromosome 3, MtrunA17r5.0-ANR, whole genome shotgun sequence:
- the LOC25489534 gene encoding rhodanese-like domain-containing protein 11, chloroplastic: MEALSLPTISVTNSNSNTYISLSAATNYASLSSLQHRPSSSTKHFTMKKSVVLVKAENEEDFELKQVRDMAAARKRWEALLRDEKIKVLTPREAGYAVQLSNKPLLDVRPSNEHNKAWVKGSTWIPIFNVDDGLDVGTIPRKITNFAMGGWWSGMPTLSFDNLFLPKVAEKFPKDAELIVACQKGLRSLAACELLYNAGYTNLFWVQGGFDAAEEEDLVVEGSAPLKFAGIGGVSEFLGWTDQQRAAAAKEGWGYRLVFSARLIGVFFVADALFIGAQQIGRYLQEIRTH, encoded by the exons atgGAAGCACTTTCTCTTCCCACAATCAGTGTTACCAATTCGAACAGCAACACCTACATTTCTCTAAGTGCTGCTACTAATTATGCCTCACTCTCTTCCTTACAGCACCGTCCTTCTTCCTCAACCAAACACTTCACTATG AAGAAGAGTGTTGTTCTTGTAAAAGCTGAGAATGAAGAAGATTTTGAACTGAAGCAAGTCAGGGATATGGCTGCTGCCAGAAAGAGATGGGAAGCTCTG CTCAGGGATGAAAAAATTAAGGTTCTTACCCCAAGGGAAGCTGGGTATGCAGTACAGCTTTCAAACAAGCCCCTTCTTGATGTTCGCCCCTCAAATGAACACAACAAG GCATGGGTGAAAGGTTCAACTTGGATTCCAATATTCAATGTCGATGATGGTCTAGATGTTGGAACCATTCCCAGAAAAATCACAAATTTCGCTATGG GAGGTTGGTGGAGTGGCATGCCTACACTCTCTTTTGACAA CTTGTTCTTACCCAAAGTTGCGGAGAAGTTCCCCAAAGATGCAGAACTAATTGTTGCATGCCAGAAGGGACTGAG ATCACTAGCTGCTTGTGAACTGCTATATAATGCTGGCTACACCAACCTGTTTTGGGTTCAAGGAGGCTTTGATGCTGCCGAAGAAGAG GATCTTGTCGTGGAGGGTTCAGCGCCTCTTAAGTTTGCTGGAATTGGTGGTGTTTCGGAATTCCTCGG TTGGACTGATCAACAAAGAGCTGCTGCAGCCAAGGAAGGTTGGGGATACAGATTAGTGTTTTCGGCACGCCTG ATTGGAGTATTTTTTGTTGCCGATGCATTATTTATCGGCGCTCAGCAAATTGGACGCTATCTTCAGGAGATTAGGACTCATTGA
- the LOC11418025 gene encoding cytochrome P450 71AP13 — translation MAMFQWLMESYKPFFLCVFIFIALLMKLFINNSRKRSSNLPPGPPTIPFIGNLHQLGTMPHICLQGLADKYGPIIFLQLGEIPTVVVSSARLAKEVLKTHDLALASRPQLFSAKYLFYNCTDIAFAPYSAYWRHVRKICILELLSAKRVNSYSVVREEEVASLVERVAGSYPGAINLSKILGLYANNVVCRVAFGRDFTEGGESKKYGFQKMLDEYQELLGGFSVGDFFPSFDFIHSLTGMKARLQDTSRKFDQLIDQIVSEHKACNKIKEHKDLVDILLEVQENDSGEMPLTIDNIKAIILDMFAAGTDTTFITLDWAVTELLMNPHVMEKAQKEVRSVLRERRVVAESDLHQLQYMKAVIKEIFRLHPAVPVLVPRESMEDIILEGYKIPAKTRIFVNAWAIGRNPESWEDPTAFKPERFLESNIDYKGQDFELIPFGAGRRGCPAITFAIAVVELALAQLLYSFDWELPPCITAKDLDLTEVFGISMHRRENLLVVAKPYTFYEDS, via the exons ATGGCTATGTTCCAATGGCTCATGGAAAGCTACAAACCATTCTTCCTCTGTGTATTCATTTTCATAGCTCTATTGATGAAACTTTTCATAAACAATTCTAGAAAGAGAAGTTCCAATCTACCTCCTGGTCCTCCAACAATACCTTTCATTGGCAATCTCCACCAGCTTGGCACCATGCCCCATATATGTTTACAAGGCCTTGCAGATAAATATGGACCCATAATTTTCTTACAACTTGGAGAAATCCCAACAGTGGTTGTTTCATCAGCTAGACTAGCAAAGGAGGTGTTGAAAACACATGACCTTGCACTCGCAAGCCGACCGCAACTGTTTTCAGCTAAGTACCTCTTTTACAATTGTACAGACATCGCTTTCGCTCCTTACAGTGCTTACTGGAGGCATGTGAGAAAAATTTGCATACTTGAGCTTCTAAGTGCCAAAAGGGTAAACTCATACAGTGTTGTTAGAGAAGAAGAAGTTGCTAGTTTAGTTGAAAGGGTTGCAGGGTCTTATCCAGGAGCTATCAATTTGTCCAAGATATTGGGACTTTATGCAAATAATGTTGTTTGCCGTGTAGCATTTGGAAGGGACTTTACAGAAGGAGGAGAGAGTAAAAAATATGGTTTTCAAAAGATGCTTGATGAGTACCAGGAACTCCTTGGAGGATTCAGCGTTggtgatttttttccttctttcgaTTTCATACACAGCTTGACAGGTATGAAAGCAAGACTCCAAGACACTTCAAGAAAATTTGATCAACTCATTGATCAGATAGTGAGTGAACACAAGGCTTGCAACAAAATAAAGGAGCATAAGGACCTTGTAGATATTTTACTTGAGGTACAAGAGAATGACTCGGGCGAGATGCCTCTTACCATTGATAATATCAAGGCAATAATCCTG gataTGTTTGCTGCTGGAACTGATACAACATTTATTACCCTTGATTGGGCAGTGACAGAGCTGCTAATGAATCCTCATGTAATGGAAAAAGCACAAAAGGAAGTGCGTAGCGTCCTGCGAGAAAGAAGAGTTGTTGCAGAGAGTGATTTGCATCAACTGCAGTACATGAAGGCTGTAATTAAAGAGATATTTCGGCTGCACCCTGCAGTACCAGTATTAGTCCCTAGAGAATCCATGGAAGATATTATCTTAGAAGGGTACAAAATTCCAGCTAAAACAAGAATTTTTGTCAATGCTTGGGCAATTGGTAGGAATCCGGAAAGTTGGGAGGATCCGACTGCATTTAAACCAGAAAGATTTTTAGAAAGTAATATTGATTATAAGGGGCAGGATTTTGAGCTCATACCTTTTGGAGCAGGCAGAAGAGGTTGTCCGGCTATTACATTTGCCATTGCAGTTGTTGAGCTTGCTCTAGCTCAACTCCTCTATAGCTTTGATTGGGAGCTTCCTCCTTGTATTACAGCAAAAGACTTGGATCTCACTGAAGTTTTTGGCATCTCAATGCACAGGAGAGAAAATCTTCTTGTTGTTGCGAAGCCGTATACGTTCTATGAAGACTCATGA
- the LOC11417641 gene encoding serine/threonine-protein kinase AFC2 isoform X1 produces the protein MEMERMAEFSRNYMDRPPRKRARLGWDIPETPKAQVGLFCGQEVENISSYAPSEHNITSSLFKGVARNGSPPWRDDDKDGHYMFELGDNLTSRYRVHGKMGEGTFGQVLECWDRERKEMVAIKVVRAIKKYREAAMIEIEMLQQLGKHDKGGNRCVQIRNWFDYRNHICIVFEKLGPSLYDFLRKNNYRSFPIDLVREIGRQLLECVAFMHDLHMIHTDLKPENILLVSSEYLKIPDYKSSSRAPCSFYKRVPKSSAIKVIDFGSTTYERENQNYIVSTRHYRAPEVILGLGWSYPCDVWSVGCILVELCTGEALFQTHENLEHLAMMERVLGLLPQQLLKRVDRHAEKYVRRGRLDWPEGANSRESIKAVMKLPRLQNLIMQHVDHSAGDLIHLLQGLLRYDPFERVTARDALRHPFFMRDHLRR, from the exons ATGGAGATGGAACGCATGGCTGAATTCTCTCGCAATTACATGGATCGCCCACCGAGAAAGAGAGCGCGATTGGGTTGGGACATCCCTGAAACCCCTAAG GCTCAGGTAGGATTGTTTTGTGGACAAGAGGTTGAGAATATTTCAAGCTATGCTCCTTCAGAACATAATATCACTAGTTCTCTGTTTAAGGGAGTTGCTCGAAATGGTTCTCCCCCATGGCGAGATGACGACAAAGATGGCCATTACATGTTTGAGCTTGGAGATAATTTAACTTCTCGCT ATAGAGTCCACGGAAAAATGGGTGAAGGAACATTTGGACAGGTTTTGGAGTGCTGGGACAGAGAAAGGAAGGAGATGGTTGCCATTAAAGTTGTTCGTGCGATAAAGAAGTATCGAGAGGCAGCcatgattgaaattgaaatgctgCAGCAACTTGGGAAACATGATAAAGGTGGCAATCG TTGTGTGCAAATACGGAACTGGTTTGACTATCGTAATCATATCTGTATT GTGTTTGAGAAACTTGGACCAAGCTTATACGATTTTCTTCGGAAAAACAATTATCGTTCATTTCCCATTGATCTTGTTCGCGAGATTGGAAGACAACTATTGGAATGTGTTGCAT TCATGCATGACTTACACATGATCCATACTGATCTGAAGCCTGAAAACATTCTTCTGGTTTCATCAGAGTATCTTAAAATCCCCGACTACAAG AGTTCATCCAGAGCACCGTGCTCCTTTTACAAAAGAGTGCCCAAGTCAAGTGCCATAAAAGTTATTGATTTTGGAAGCACTACTTATGAACGAGAAAACCAGAATTACATTGTATCAACACGTCATTATAGGGCACCTGAAGTTATCCTTG GACTTGGGTGGAGCTATCCATGCGATGTTTGGAGTGTGGGTTGTATATTAGTCGAATTATGCACT GGTGAAGCTCTGTTTCAGACTCACGAAAATTTAGAGCATCTTGCCATGATGGAGAGGGTGCTTGGTCTTTTACCACAGCAGTTGTTGAAGAGAGTTGA CCGACATGCTGAGAAGTATGTCCGAAGGGGGAGATTGGACTGGCCAGAGGGTGCAAATTCCAGGGAGAGTATTAAAGCTGTAATGAAGCTTCCTCGACTGCAG AACCTTATAATGCAGCATGTTGATCATTCTGCTGGAGATCTTATACATCTTTTACAGGGGCTACTTAGATATGACCCATTTGAAAGAGTTACAGCTAGAGATGCTCTGAGACATCCATTCTTTATGAGAGATCACCTTAGGAGATGA
- the LOC11417641 gene encoding serine/threonine-protein kinase AFC2 isoform X2: MGEGTFGQVLECWDRERKEMVAIKVVRAIKKYREAAMIEIEMLQQLGKHDKGGNRCVQIRNWFDYRNHICIVFEKLGPSLYDFLRKNNYRSFPIDLVREIGRQLLECVAFMHDLHMIHTDLKPENILLVSSEYLKIPDYKSSSRAPCSFYKRVPKSSAIKVIDFGSTTYERENQNYIVSTRHYRAPEVILGLGWSYPCDVWSVGCILVELCTGEALFQTHENLEHLAMMERVLGLLPQQLLKRVDRHAEKYVRRGRLDWPEGANSRESIKAVMKLPRLQNLIMQHVDHSAGDLIHLLQGLLRYDPFERVTARDALRHPFFMRDHLRR, translated from the exons ATGGGTGAAGGAACATTTGGACAGGTTTTGGAGTGCTGGGACAGAGAAAGGAAGGAGATGGTTGCCATTAAAGTTGTTCGTGCGATAAAGAAGTATCGAGAGGCAGCcatgattgaaattgaaatgctgCAGCAACTTGGGAAACATGATAAAGGTGGCAATCG TTGTGTGCAAATACGGAACTGGTTTGACTATCGTAATCATATCTGTATT GTGTTTGAGAAACTTGGACCAAGCTTATACGATTTTCTTCGGAAAAACAATTATCGTTCATTTCCCATTGATCTTGTTCGCGAGATTGGAAGACAACTATTGGAATGTGTTGCAT TCATGCATGACTTACACATGATCCATACTGATCTGAAGCCTGAAAACATTCTTCTGGTTTCATCAGAGTATCTTAAAATCCCCGACTACAAG AGTTCATCCAGAGCACCGTGCTCCTTTTACAAAAGAGTGCCCAAGTCAAGTGCCATAAAAGTTATTGATTTTGGAAGCACTACTTATGAACGAGAAAACCAGAATTACATTGTATCAACACGTCATTATAGGGCACCTGAAGTTATCCTTG GACTTGGGTGGAGCTATCCATGCGATGTTTGGAGTGTGGGTTGTATATTAGTCGAATTATGCACT GGTGAAGCTCTGTTTCAGACTCACGAAAATTTAGAGCATCTTGCCATGATGGAGAGGGTGCTTGGTCTTTTACCACAGCAGTTGTTGAAGAGAGTTGA CCGACATGCTGAGAAGTATGTCCGAAGGGGGAGATTGGACTGGCCAGAGGGTGCAAATTCCAGGGAGAGTATTAAAGCTGTAATGAAGCTTCCTCGACTGCAG AACCTTATAATGCAGCATGTTGATCATTCTGCTGGAGATCTTATACATCTTTTACAGGGGCTACTTAGATATGACCCATTTGAAAGAGTTACAGCTAGAGATGCTCTGAGACATCCATTCTTTATGAGAGATCACCTTAGGAGATGA
- the LOC11417641 gene encoding serine/threonine-protein kinase AFC2 isoform X3, translated as MIKVAIVMHDLHMIHTDLKPENILLVSSEYLKIPDYKSSSRAPCSFYKRVPKSSAIKVIDFGSTTYERENQNYIVSTRHYRAPEVILGLGWSYPCDVWSVGCILVELCTGEALFQTHENLEHLAMMERVLGLLPQQLLKRVDRHAEKYVRRGRLDWPEGANSRESIKAVMKLPRLQNLIMQHVDHSAGDLIHLLQGLLRYDPFERVTARDALRHPFFMRDHLRR; from the exons ATGATAAAGGTGGCAATCG TCATGCATGACTTACACATGATCCATACTGATCTGAAGCCTGAAAACATTCTTCTGGTTTCATCAGAGTATCTTAAAATCCCCGACTACAAG AGTTCATCCAGAGCACCGTGCTCCTTTTACAAAAGAGTGCCCAAGTCAAGTGCCATAAAAGTTATTGATTTTGGAAGCACTACTTATGAACGAGAAAACCAGAATTACATTGTATCAACACGTCATTATAGGGCACCTGAAGTTATCCTTG GACTTGGGTGGAGCTATCCATGCGATGTTTGGAGTGTGGGTTGTATATTAGTCGAATTATGCACT GGTGAAGCTCTGTTTCAGACTCACGAAAATTTAGAGCATCTTGCCATGATGGAGAGGGTGCTTGGTCTTTTACCACAGCAGTTGTTGAAGAGAGTTGA CCGACATGCTGAGAAGTATGTCCGAAGGGGGAGATTGGACTGGCCAGAGGGTGCAAATTCCAGGGAGAGTATTAAAGCTGTAATGAAGCTTCCTCGACTGCAG AACCTTATAATGCAGCATGTTGATCATTCTGCTGGAGATCTTATACATCTTTTACAGGGGCTACTTAGATATGACCCATTTGAAAGAGTTACAGCTAGAGATGCTCTGAGACATCCATTCTTTATGAGAGATCACCTTAGGAGATGA
- the LOC11414047 gene encoding cytochrome P450 71A1: MLEGRMFQNLPYSFLKKVPHDLNATLFTFLSFFISMLLVFKFKVRRNKLNLPPSPPRLPIIGNYLQLGTLPHRSFQSLSQKYGPLIMLHLGQLPVLVVSSVHMAKEVMQTHDTVFASRPCMTSTKNLLYGCKDIAFASYGDTWRQKRKLCVIELLSQKRVQSIQFIREEEAASLVDKIRKAMSLSNGCYGVNLGEMLLETANNIICRCIFGRKYDGDGCRFGELGRRIMAQVLDLSIGDLFPLLGWVDVLTGQIKNFKATFEEMNDFFDSVIVEHKMATRDPNKKDFLDILLQLQDDGRSELDLTQNDLKALLMDMFLAGSDTTSTTVEWAMAELVKNPAIMKKAQEEVRRIVGNKSKIEDSDVNQMEYMICVIKETLRMHPAAPLLAPRKTTSSVKLGGYDIPDKTMVYVNTWAIHRDPEFWEMPEEFLPERFENNKVDFNGQNFQFIPFGSGRRKCPGMAFGLASTEYMLANLLYWFDWKLAPNGESLQDIDMTEKFGITVNKKVPLCLQPIAYNNFEE, encoded by the exons ATGTTGGAAGGAAGAATGTTTCAAAATCTACCATATtcatttctaaaaaaagtaccaCACGATCTAAATGCCACCCTTTTCACGTTTCTTTCGTTCTTCATCAGCATGTTGCTGGTGTTCAAGTTCAAAGttagaagaaacaaattaaatctACCTCCATCCCCACCTAGATTGCCAATAATTGGCAACTACCTTCAACTAGGAACACTCCCTCATCGATCTTTTCAATCCCTCTCACAAAAGTATGGTCCTCTAATCATGTTGCACCTTGGTCAGCTTCCTGTGTTGGTGGTTTCCTCAGTACATATGGCTAAGGAAGTTATGCAAACACATGACACTGTTTTTGCGAGCCGACCATGCATGACATCAACAAAAAACTTACTCTATGGATGTAAGGACATTGCGTTTGCATCTTATGGTGATACATGGAGACAGAAGAGGAAACTGTGTGTGATTGAATTGTTGAGTCAGAAAAGGGTGCAATCAATACAGTTTATTAGAGAAGAGGAAGCTGCATCATTGGTTGATAAGATACGTAAAGCTATGAGTTTGAGTAATGGTTGTTACGGTGTGAACCTTGGCGAGATGTTGCTAGAAACTGCAAACAACATAATCTGTAGGTGTATATTTGGAAGGAAGTATGATGGTGATGGTTGCAGATTTGGAGAACTTGGCAGGAGGATAATGGCTCAAGTTTTAGATCTTAGTATAGGAGATTTGTTTCCTTTGTTGGGTTGGGTTGATGTTCTCACTGGccaaattaaaaattttaaggCCACTTTTGAAGAAATGAATGATTTCTTTGATAGTGTAATTGTCGAGCATAAGATGGCTACGAGGGACCCCAACAAGAAAGATTTCCTCGACATTCTCCTTCAACTTCAGGATGATGGTCGTTCAGAGTTAGACCTCACACAGAATGACTTAAAAGCACTGTTAATG GACATGTTTTTAGCAGGAAGTGACACAACTTCAACTACAGTAGAATGGGCTATGGCAGAGCTTGTAAAAAATCCAGCCATAATGAAGAAAGCACAGGAGGAGGTAAGGAGAATTGTAGGGAATAAATCAAAAATAGAGGATAGTGATGTCAATCAAATGGAGTACATGATATGTGTAATTAAAGAAACTTTGAGGATGCATCCAGCTGCTCCTCTTTTGGCTCCTAGAAAAACAACATCTAGTGTTAAACTCGGTGGGTATGATATTCCTGATAAAACAATGGTATATGTCAACACATGGGCAATCCATAGGGACCCTGAATTTTGGGAAATGCCAGAAGAGTTTCTACCTGAGagatttgaaaacaacaaagttGATTTCAATGGTCAAAACTTTCAATTTATCCCGTTCGGTTCTGGGAGAAGAAAATGCCCTGGTATGGCGTTTGGGCTTGCTTCCACCGAGTATATGCTTGCTAATCTTTTGTATTGGTTTGATTGGAAGCTAGCTCCAAATGGCGAATCTCTTCAAGACATAGACATGACTGAGAAATTTGGGATCACAGTCAACAAGAAAGTTCCTCTGTGTCTCCAACCAATAGCATACAATAATTTCGAAGAATAA